A single region of the Chiroxiphia lanceolata isolate bChiLan1 chromosome 22, bChiLan1.pri, whole genome shotgun sequence genome encodes:
- the NOL9 gene encoding polynucleotide 5'-hydroxyl-kinase NOL9 produces the protein MPARRSRPRRALARNPARGARAETAWREFAASFARAGMVPPAEPGLAAVEAAEGTAVLLLAPRQALTFTGKCRLRCLYGAVRLLGFAVASHHPGLPVFSPATHCALSLEALPGARPPAALRQLRAAARAAMRAHRVRRQARVKVMARFSSDCAVVLLEHLDTPVTRFLLSHPPLSRLFEPQKKEESSFTPEDAVLASVGIVKCSPDRGLLVSESMYLALEELIQACCAEDEGIPVVLVCGPKNTGKSTFNRYLINLLLNRLPAVEYMECDIGQPEFTPPGCVSLSSVTEPVLGPPFTHQQTPRKMVYYGQTSCEQDTERYLDVMKYVFSCYKKEVPLIINTMGWVKGEGLLLLIDIIRLLSPSHVVQMDVCDWKAMAPLTPEHVHLRAGLHTKGKQQPKCKQLDVGTAESWKCSEGEDASVPQYKLLYVHPEFPRAGVAGEARVHSGILRDMSILGYLGHLQYPDIGAVLPLHSLVPYQVPFSAVALRVIHTDVAPTNIMYAVNASWVGLCCIPDEVRCQTDGPVLLTQTPVCDCLGFGIVRGVDMEKKLYHILTPVPPENLRLVNCLLLGNIAIPNCVLVGQQGIEGEIPYVTSDYNYSILGAGKLRKKKHFKRKEFTFECDYT, from the exons ATGCCTGCGCGGCGCAGCCGCCCGCGCCGGGCCCTGGCCCGCAACCCGGCCCGCGGGGCCCGGGCGGAGACGGCCTGGCGGGAGTTCGCCGCCTCCTTCGCCCGCGCCGGGATGGTACCGCCGGCCGAGCCGGGGCTGGCGGCCGTGGAGGCGGCGGAGGGCACGGCCGTGCTGCTGCTGGCGCCGCGGCAG GCGCTGACCTTCACCGGCAAGTGCCGCCTGCGCTGCCTGTACGGCGCCGTCCGCCTGCTGGGCTTCGCCGTGGCCTCGCACCACCCGGGCCTGCCGGTGTTCTCGCCGGCCACGCACTGCGCGCTCAGCCTGGAGGCGCTGCCCGGcgcgcgcccgcccgccgccctcCGCCAGCTGCGCGCGGCCGCCCGCGCCGCCATGCGCGCGCACCGCGTCCGCCGTC AGGCGCGGGTGAAGGTGATGGCGCGGTTCTCGTCCGATTGCGccgtggtgctgctggagcacctgGACACGCCGGTGACGCGGTTCCTGCTGAGCCACCCGCCGCTGTCGCGGCTCTTCGAGCCCCAG AAAAAGGAGGAATCCAGCTTCACGCCGGAGGACGCGGTCCTGGCGTCCGTGGGCATCGTGAAGTGCAGCCCCGACCGCGGGCTGCTGGTGTCGGAGAGCATGTACCTGGCACTGGAGGAACTTATCCAGGCCTGCTGTG CGGAAGATGAAGGTATCCCTGTGGTGCTGGTATGTGGCCcaaaaaacactggaaaatcGACATTCAACAGATACCTAATTAACCTGTTACTGAATCG ccttccTGCAGTCGAGTACATGGAGTGTGACATAGGCCAGCCAGAATTCACACCGCCCGGCTGCGTGTCCCTGAGCAGCGTCACGGAGCCCGTGCTGG GTCCCCCCTTCACTCACCAGCAGACGCCCCGTAAGATGGTGTATTATGGCCAGACCAGCTGTGAGCAAGACACGGAGAGGTACCTTGATGTCATGAAGTATGTgttcagctgctacaagaagGAAGTGCCTCTAATTATCAACACCATGGGCTGGGTGAAAG GcgaggggctgctgctgctcatcgATATCATCCGGCTGCTGTCGCCCAGCCACGTTGTTCAGATGGACGTGTGCGACTGGAAGGCAATGGCCCCGCTCACCCCCGAGCACGTCCACCTCCGGGCCGGGCTGCACACTAAGGGCAAGCAGCAGCCTAAGTGCAAGCAGCTGGATGTGGGTACTGCAGAGAGCTGGAAGTGCTCCGAAGGGGAGGATGCATCAGTTCCGCAGTACAAGTTGCTCTATGTCCATCCAGAATTCCCTCGGGCAGGAGTGGCAGGTGAAGC GCGAGTGCACAGCGGCATCCTGCGTGACATGTCCATCCTGGGATACCTGGGGCACTTGCAGTACCCAGACATCGGGGCGGTGCTCCCGCTGCACAGCCTGGTGCCATATCAG GTACCTTTCAGTGCTGTCGCGCTCAGGGTTATTCACACAGATGTTGCTCCCACCAACATCATGTATGCAGTGAACGCCAGCTgggttgggctctgctgcaTTCCGGATGAAGTCAGGTGCCAGACCGACGGGCCGGTCCTGCTGACACAGACACCAGTCTGCGACTGCCTGGGCTTCG GAATTGTTCGAGGAGTTGATATGGAGAAGAAGCTTTACCATATCCTGACACCAGTGCCTCCGGAAAACCTGAGACTAGTGAATTGTCTCCTCCTTGGGAACATTGCTATCCCTAACTGCGTGCTTGTGGGCCAG caagGAATTGAGGGAGAGATCCCGTACGTCACGTCCGATTACAACTACAGCATCCTGGGTGCTGGGaagctgaggaaaaagaagcattttaagaGGAAGGAATTCACCTTTGAGTGTGATTACACCTGA
- the TAS1R1 gene encoding taste receptor type 1 member 1, protein MPPPAPLRLCLCAAAAAALVLRGDYRLAGLFPLHIAGPRTDASPLARGCDDNAVFKSHGYCLSQALRFTIEEINNSSTLLPNVTLGYDIHDTCSEPANLHATLSALIRKGRQDVQLLPTLQHYEPQAVAVIGPDSAQLALTTAAILGIFLVPEISYEASVETLSVKRLYPSFLRTIPSDRQQVKAIFQLLQHFGWTWVALLGSDNTYGRGGLDALQKLLTASDVCVAYRGTIPVNSDTSNPELHNVVRILTDVKVNVTIVFSNSQSARPFFEVVVQKNITGMVWVGSEDWLLSKTVWQVPGIQTIGTVIGMTVEKPESVMLERFESWKMVEEGAAANCASTAEAGGESGGSCTQRYTSCRSLTAAPNVFDAQASFNVYSAVYAVAHGLHNLLGCASGACSKGTIYPWQLLQKIRQVNFTLYKSRVSFDASGDICKGYDIVTWNWSGSSWASNVIGSFRVNPDRLSIDPGKVLWHTKDSQAPTAVCSKACQPGEWRLQQNRHRCCFNCVACPLGTFLNRSDPYRCQDCGLDEWAPAGSEACFIRTVEFLSWSEPLSWVLLTLAVLLMLLMVALAVLFALNASTPVVKSAGGKMCFIMLGALACTCSSLFCYFGEPTRLACLLRVPLFSVSFTVFLSCVATRSFQILCIFKLNARCPALYEAWLRRQGPLLFVAGSTAAQAMLCLAAEVTSPSVPLRDYGAQPDRVVLECAPSAAAGAATAYTVLLSVGCFALSYAGTDLPAGYNEAKGLTVSLLLHLGFSAAVLCSQGALRGRAEAAAKVLGALGTLGALLGGYFVPRAFVILLRPQQNTAEHFQMAIQAYTRRWAAA, encoded by the exons atgccgccgcccgccccgctccgcctcTGCCTGtgcgcggccgccgccgcggcccTCGTCCTCCGCGGCGATTACCGCCTGGCCGGGCTGTTCCCGCTGCACATCGCCGGGCCCCGCACCGACGCCAGCCCGCTGGCTCGCGGCTGCGATGA CAATGCCGTCTTCAAGAGCCACGGTTACTGCCTGTCCCAGGCCCTGCGATTCACCATAGAGGAGATCAACAACTCCAGCACGCTGCTCCCAAACGTCACTCTGGGCTACGACATCCACGACACCTGCTCTGAGCCCGCCAACCTCCACGCCACCCTCAGTGCCCTCATCCGCAAAGGCAGGCAGGATGTCCAGCTGCTCCCCACCTTACAACACTATGAGCCCCAGGCTGTTGCTGTCATCGGCCCGGACAGCGCACAGTTGGCCCTCACCACAGCTGCCATCCTCGGCATCTTCCTCGTACCAGAG ATCAGCTATGAAGCCTCTGTGGAGACGCTGAGCGTGAAGCGGCTGTACCCGTCGTTCCTGCGCACCATCCCCAGTGACAGGCAGCAGGTGAAAGCtattttccagctgctgcagcactttgGCTGGACCTgggtggcactgctgggcagCGACAACACCTATGGTAGGGGTGGCCTGGATGCCCTGCAGAAGTTGCTGACCGCAAGTGACGTGTGCGTGGCCTACCGAGGCACCATTCCTGTCAACTCAGACACCAGCAACCCTGAGCTCCACAACGTGGTCCGAATTCTCACAGACGTCAAGGTCAATGTCACCATCGTCTTCTCCAACAGCCAAAGCGCCCGCCCATTCTTCGAGGTGGTAGTCCAGAAGAACATCACAGGCATGGTGTGGGTGGGCTCTGAAGACTGGCTGTTGTCTAAAACCGTCTGGCAGGTGCCTGGCATCCAGACCATTGGCACGGTGATTGGGATGACAGTTGAAAAGCCAGAGTCTGTGATGCTGGAACGCTTTGAAAGTTGGAAGATGGTGGAGGAAGGTGCTGCGGCCAactgtgccagcactgcagaggcagGCGGGGAATCCGGGGGGAGCTGCACCCAGCGCTACACCAGCTGCCGCTCACTCACTGCTGCCCCCAACGTGTTTGACGCTCAAGCCTCCTTCAACGTGTACTCGGCCGTGTACGCCGTGGCCCACGGCCTCCACaacctgctgggctgtgcctcGGGGGCTTGCAGCAAAGGCACCATCTATCCCTGGCAG CTCCTACAAAAGATCAGGCAGGTAAACTTTACCCTGTACAAGAGCCGAGTCTCTTTTGATGCCAGCGGGGATATTTGTAAAGGCTACGACATCGTCACGTGGAACTGGAGTGGCTCAAGCTGGGCTTCTAATGTGATAGGATCCTTCCGTGTCAACCCTGACAGGCTGAGCATCGACCCAGGCAAAGTCCTGTGGCACACAAAAGATAGCCAG GCCCCCACCGCGGTGTGCTCCAAGGCCTGTCAGCCGGGGGAGTGGCGGCTGCAGCAGAACCGCCACCGGTGCTGCTTTAACTGTGTGGCCTGTCCGCTGGGAACCTTCCTGAACAGATCAG ACCCCTACCGCTGCCAGGACTGCGGGTTGGACGAGTGGGCCCCGGCAGGGAGCGAGGCCTGTTTCATCCGTACTGTCGAGTTCCTGTCCTGGTCCGAGCCCCTCTCCTGGGTGCTGCTGACCCTGGCTGTGCTCCTCATGCTGCTCATGGTGGCACTGGCTGTCCTCTTTGCCCTCAATGCCTCCACACCCGTGGTCAAGTCTGCGGGCGGGAAGATGTGCTTCATCATGTTGGGGGCCCTGGCCTGCACCTGCAGCAGCCTCTTCTGCTACTTCGGGGAGCCCACACGGCTGGCTTGCCTGCTGCGGGTGCCACTCTTTTCCGTCAGCTTCACCGTGTTCCTCTCGTGCGTGGCGACCCGCTCCTTCCAGATCCTCTGCATCTTCAAGCTGAACGCGCGCTGCCCGGCGCTCTACGAGGCCTGGCTGCGGCGCCAGGGCCCGCTGCTGTTTGTGGCCGGCAGCACGGCCGCGCAGGCCATGCTGTGCTTGGCCGCCGAGGTCACCAGCCCCTCGGTGCCGCTCCGGGACTACGGCGCGCAGCCCGACCGGGTGGTGCTGGAGTGCGCCCCGAGCGCCGCGGCCGGCGCCGCCACCGCCTACACGGTGCTGCTCAGCGTGGGCTGCTTCGCGCTCAGCTACGCGGGCACGGACCTGCCCGCTGGCTACAACGAGGCCAAGGGCCTGACAGTGAGCCTGCTGCTGCACCTGGGCTTCTCGGCCGCCGTGCTCTGCTCGCAGGGCGCGCTGCGCGGCCGGGCCGAGGCGGCGGCGAAGGTGCTCGGGGCGCTGGGCACGCTCGGGGCGCTGCTGGGCGGGTACTTCGTGCCGCGGGCCTTCGTCATCCTGCTGCGGCCGCAGCAGAACACGGCCGAGCACTTCCAGATGGCCATACAGGCGTACACGCGCCGCTGGGCCGCCGCCTGA
- the ZBTB48 gene encoding telomere zinc finger-associated protein encodes MAAAAAHSVRVLRELNRQRAAGQFCDATLGVGGREFRAHWPVLASCSRFFRARGPGGPVALPDGLADTFQLLLDFFYTGRLALTAHNRARLLAAAEQLGVPDAVALCRAFRPRPRRAAAARPEPAAAPQPGGQAVREGGGRGGRRGRGPAGSPPAPAEAAGGGGRGDGDAEQLSEKKALRSKKSPPAPGKAPGSRKGTAVPVECPTCHKTFLSKYYLKVHNRKHTGEKPFECSKCGKCYFRKENLMEHEARNCMNRSEQVFTCSACPEVFKRRMELRLHMVSHTGEMPYKCSSCSQQFMQKKDLQSHMIKLHGAPKPHACSTCSKCFLSRTELRLHEAFKHRGEKLFVCEECGHRASSRNGLQMHIKAKHRNERPYVCEFCHHAFTQKANLNMHLRTHTGEKPFQCHLCGKTFRTQASLDKHNRTHTGERPFSCEFCEQRFTEKGPLLRHIASRHQEGRPHFCHICGKTFKAVEQLRVHIRRHKGVRKFECTECGYKFTRQAHLRRHMEIHDRVENYNPRQRKLRNLIIEDEKDVMVVLQPPPELEVGSAEVIVESLAHRPLPEEAPAQRLCSDENFSTADVIEQSLIITTTIPEDCET; translated from the exons atggcggcggcggcggcgcacAGCGTGCGGGTGCTGCGGGAGCTGAACCGGCAGCGCGCGGCCGGGCAGTTCTGTGACGCGACGCTCGGCGTGGGCGGCCGCGAGTTCCGCGCGCACTGGCCGGTGCTCGCCAGCTGCTCCCGCTTCTTCCGCGcgcgcggccccggcgggccCGTGGCGCTGCCCGACGGCCTCGCCGAcaccttccagctgctgctcgACTTCTTCTACACCGGGCGCCTGGCGCTCACGGCGCACAACCGCGCCCGCCTGCTGGCGGCCGCCGAGCAGCTCGGCGTGCCCGACGCCGTGGCGCTGTGCCGCGCCTtccgcccgcggccccgccgcgccgccgccgcccgtcCGGAGCCCGCGGCGGCCCCGCAGCCCGGCGGGCAGGCGGTGCGTgaggggggcgggaggggggggcggcggggccggggcccggcg GgctcccccccggccccggcggaggcggcgggcggcggcgggcggggggacGGCGACGCTGAGCAGTTGTCCGAGAAAAAGGCGCTGCGGAGCAAAAAgagcccccccgccccgggaaAGGCGCCGGGAAGCAGAAAAGGTACAGCGGTGCCGGTAGAGTGCCCCACATGTCATAAAACCTTCCTCAGCAAATATTACCTTAAAGTGCACAACAG GAAACATACTGGAGAGAAGCCATTTGAGTGTTCCAAGTGTGGCAAATGTTACTTTAGAAAAGAGAATCTCATGGAACATGAAGCCAGGAACTGCATGAACCGATCAGAACAG GTGTTCACGTGCTCAGCGTGCCCGGAGGTGTTCAAGCGGCGGATGGAGCTGCGGCTGCACATGGTGTCACACACCGGGGAAATGCCATACAAG TGCTCCTCATGCTCGCAGCAGTTCATGCAGAAGAAGGATCTGCAGAGCCACATGATAAAGCTGCATGGTGCACCCAAGCCCCACGCG TGCTCAACCTGCTCCAAGTGCTTTCTGTCCCGGACAGAGCTGCGCCTGCATGAGGCCTTCAAGCACCGCGGAGAGAAGCTGTTTGTGTGTGAGGAGTGCGGGCACAGGGCCTCGAGCCGCAACGGCCTGCAGATGCACATCAAGGCCAAGCACAG AAACGAGCGGCCCTATGTGTGTGAGTTCTGCCACCACGCCTTCACGCAGAAAGCCAACCTCAACATGCACCTGCGCACACACACTGGCGAGAAGCCCTTCCAGTGCCACCTTTGCGGCAAGACCTTCCGGACACAAG CGAGCCTGGACAAGCACAACCGGACGCACACTGGCGAGCGGCCGTTCAGCTGTGAGTTTTGTGAGCAGCGTTTCACGGAGAAGGGGCCGCTGCTGAGACACATCGCCAGCCGGCACCAGGAGGGGCGGCCCCACTTCTGCCACATCTGCGGGAAGACGTTCAAAG cagtggAACAGCTGCGCGTCCATATCCGCCGGCACAAGGGCGTGAGGAAGTTTGAGTGCACTGAGTGTGGCTACAAGTTCACGCGGCAG GCTCACTTGAGGCGCCACATGGAGATCCACGACCGCGTGGAGAACTACAACCCACGGCAGCGGAAGCTGAGGAACTTGATCATCGAGGACGAGAAGGATGTGATGGTGGTGCTGCAGCCACCACCAGAGCTGGAGGTGGGCTCGGCCGAGGTGATTGTGGAGTCACTGGCCCACAGGCCACTGCCCGAGGAGGCTCCTGCGCAGAGACTGTGCTCAGATGAGAACTTCTCCACGGCGGACGTGATCGAGCAATCTCTGATTATAACGACAACGATTCCTGAAGACTGTGAGACGTAG